The following coding sequences are from one Thermostichus vulcanus str. 'Rupite' window:
- a CDS encoding urease accessory protein UreE, whose translation MAEEPNTPSTAAKDPPVITVLQLLDEPPGGIPLSLEVVTLTWHDRQRSRQRLVSDRGTELRLMLPRGTHLRDGDLLYADAQRQIRVKAQAEPVLLIQPENVMQMGQVLHQMGNWHRPAQISPQGQILLLADDPLRDWLAHMGIPFQSVLHAFEPNLLAHSH comes from the coding sequence ATGGCGGAAGAACCCAACACCCCCTCAACCGCAGCCAAGGATCCCCCGGTCATCACGGTGCTACAACTACTGGATGAGCCTCCAGGTGGGATCCCGCTTAGCCTTGAGGTGGTCACCCTCACTTGGCATGACCGGCAGCGTTCCCGACAACGGTTGGTCAGCGATCGGGGCACTGAGCTCCGGTTGATGCTGCCCCGTGGCACCCATCTTCGGGATGGCGATCTGCTCTATGCTGATGCACAGCGACAAATTCGGGTCAAGGCCCAAGCGGAGCCTGTACTTTTGATCCAACCGGAGAACGTGATGCAAATGGGACAGGTTCTACATCAAATGGGCAATTGGCATCGACCGGCACAAATTTCCCCGCAGGGGCAGATCCTGTTGCTGGCGGATGATCCCCTGCGGGATTGGTTGGCCCATATGGGGATCCCGTTTCAGTCGGTGCTGCATGCATTTGAGCCAAACTTACTAGCCCATAGCCATTGA
- a CDS encoding phasin family protein, giving the protein MDNNSILRQLLLMGVGTTTLVAEQLKKAADDLVQKGQLNPEEASNVINSLLNQVKLEQGNVESYVQRQVRNVLQDLGVPRQSEMDELRGRLDRLERQVRNLENQVYRK; this is encoded by the coding sequence TTGGATAACAACAGTATCTTACGTCAGCTCCTGCTGATGGGGGTGGGTACAACCACCCTGGTGGCGGAGCAATTGAAGAAGGCCGCTGACGATTTGGTGCAGAAGGGGCAGCTCAACCCAGAAGAGGCATCCAATGTGATTAACAGCCTGCTTAACCAGGTGAAGTTGGAACAGGGCAACGTGGAGTCCTACGTCCAGCGGCAGGTGCGCAACGTCTTGCAGGATTTGGGGGTGCCGCGCCAATCGGAAATGGACGAACTGCGGGGGCGACTGGATCGGTTGGAGCGACAAGTGCGCAATTTGGAAAATCAGGTTTACCGTAAGTAA